The genomic window GGTGAAGGAAAACGTAGCAATAATAACCATGGCGTCTTCCAAAGCATCGAATGCCGGAATTAGCCACAAGGAGCAGAGAGAGCAGAAGGTTCTTGATGTCATGTTTCTCTGTGACGAATGGAAATCTTCAAAGGGTGGATTATCAACTTTCAATCGAGAATTTGCCATTAATTTGGCACAAGCGACGACTGGTAGCATGAAAATCCACTGTTATGTCTCTAATAGCGATGATTGGGACAGAAAAGATGCTAAACAACATGGTGTTAATTTAATCACAGCTCGAAATGTTCCTGGTTCAGCCGACCCCCTCGAGGGCTTGAAGTTTTCACCCCCAGAGCTCCCAAACCCACATCTGGTGGTAGGCCATGGAAGAAAACTGGGTTGTCCTGCGTATTCCCTCCTACAGAATACAAAGTGTAAATGGATCCAATTTGTTCACGTCTACTGTGAGGATCTTGGGAAATATAAAGAATCTGCCACGGCTGCAGAAGATACAATCGAAGAGAACGAGAAGAAGCACAAGATGGAAATTGAGTTGTGTAAAGCAGCGGATGCAGTTGTTGCCGTTGGCTCCCGTCTACAACAGAAGTACAGCAGACGTCTCCTTAAAGTTAAAGTGGAGATTATCACTCCTGGGATCTTCGGAAAGTTTTCCAATGAATCAAAATTAGCTGTAGACAGATCGGTAGTAAAGAATTTTAATGTGTCTTTGTTTGGCCGAGCTGCCTTTGAGGATCTTTCCCTTAAAGGCTATGATGTAGTTGCAAATGCCATTGGTTCTCTTGGTAAGAACTTTGAGCTGACATTTGTTGGCTCATCTCCTGGTGAACAACGAAAAGTTGAGCAATGGTTTCTTGACAACACGTGCATCAACCGCAACCAACTAACCATCCGTCGATATTGCCGTGAACAAGAGGAACTCAAGGTGATGTTCTATCAGTCAGATTTGGTTGCTCTGCCATCCCGTACCGAAGGATTTGGGCTTGTTGCCCTTGAGGCCATTTCTGCTGGTGTTCCTGTTCTTGTCTCTGGCGAATCTGGCATAGCTGAGGCTTTGCAAAAAGTAGAAGGTGGAAACACTGTCATTGTTGGATCAGGTGAAGATAAAGATGAATGGGCACGAAGGATCAGAGAGATGTATGAAGAAAGTGCAGAAGAGAGAGAAGTCAATGCCGTGAAGCTTCGCGAGAACTACAGAAAGGTTTACTCTTGGAAAGAAGAATGTGAGAGGTTTAAAGGGCTGATTGAAAATGTTGTGAAAACTGAAAATGGTGAGCCcacttcttttaatttttcttttttttcagtacattTGCTTAAATTTTATGCTACATGTATGAAGCTAAATCTTATGTGTAGACTGAGCTGCATAAGATAAACTGAATACTGGTACATGTAGATAAGCACAAGAATGAGTAAAGTGCACCTTTAGTCCTGAGTTGTTACATTTATCTAGACTTGTGGTTGGACTACAAGTGTTCAAGTGCACTGTCtttttgagtgctttttgttATGTTAGTGTACAGACTGAGTGTCTTATATCTgccaccaatcagattgctgcattagggtatttatcttgcaccaatcagattgccacaTAAGagtatgtatcttgcaccaatcatattACAGCATTAGGATATCTTACACCGTTCACAGCAtttgggtattgttttcttgtaaattatgtCATTGAATTAGGGGACCGTGTACAAAGAATGGTCTTAATCAgaaattttgggctcatttgTTAAGTGTAATGGTTTTTGGCCTTTGCCTTAAGATTGAGATTTATCAGGATATGGTAGGATCACATTTgactttttgtatcatttttaagttaaaacatgttttttcctttcttctacTCATGATCCACATGCTAAACAACTCACATTCCATCGAGTACCATGGAAATAATGTTCAAaatccaatcagaacatacccaatcattgcattACATGAACACTATGCAATTTTTCATGTGCTTGAATTGTactccaccaatcaaattccactTTGCCCCTTTAGACTTTGCTCTATCAtgtgtcatttccttgtaagcaacctgcattttatcacatattcaaaatgcattttccaacccacaaaaaaaaaaaattcacacagAACTAAATGGGACTGATGGTGAACTTTTCATGCAACTGCTACCATGGACTTAACCCAATTGCATGTCAATtcattgtaaacaacctgcattttatcatgtatttCACATGTacagggcaaagtccagatggGCAACAAtcaatcaaggagccctctttgaacTATTTTCCTCTTCTCTTGTTTAATGTATCCTAACTTATCCAAGATTATgatatatctttggttagggtctATTGGAAATACAatagagtttcagtttgctttttgtcataaaattaGGTGGAATTCTATTTTTTGGACAACTAACTGTAGatgaataattttcattttctatctGTTAGAGGAACAGCAGAGATAGTGGTCTCTTTTGCAACTATTATTTGGTGTCTTCACACAACATGCTCTCTTTCAAATGGGGAATAGAGGGTGTTGTGTGATGGGACCCAACTATGGCTGtgaaggagacaacagtaagTGTGGCGTGGATGCATTTAATTTTTGCTGAGAAGTATTTGgacaatagagacaatagatcacaaaatacctgtgtgaattcagataaattaggtttttattttctttctcttaaggtgaagtaatgcaatatttttgtttgtttaaaagttatgctcttttcctgttacaaaaatgaaaacattagttATACAAAATGTCCTATCTTAACCCACCCAGCCAGAAAAATGACTCTTGCATGCTAGGCATGCCTATGTATCACCATGGCTAGTTCTGTTTAGATATTTCCATGTTTGAAACTAATCTTTTAGATCCATCAGAATTTTGATTCTACTATTGAATGAGATAAAGatgcaaaagaaacaaaaattgaggCAATATATATACACTGTATGTggtaatcattttcatttcatcaataCGTTGTTGGTATCTATTCATTGGTAACAAGCTCTATGTTTGATTGGTGTTGCCTCATTGTAATGTTCTCACATTTCAGTGGTTAATTAGGTAGAAGGTGGAAAAAACCTTGTTATATTAGGATTAAATGTGACTGTTACAATTTAACAGGTGGTGAAATGAATATTAAGGTTGATGTGAATTACTTGAAACCTAAAGAACAGAATATGCAGACTGGCATGTTGGCAACAGAGACTGTCAGATGCCAAGAGGTTATACTGCCAAGGGTATCTGCTACATCAGCTGCATCTGGAAGTGCGTCTTGTCCACAAACAGAAGATCTCCACACTCGTAAAGAGGAAATCTTTctatcaattattttaaattatttcaatgcCATAAAGCCACAGTCTATTGAAGAGTTCAATAGGTTTATGGAATATGCAGAAAAAATGAGGTTCATCATTACTGGTGTCTCTAAAGGAAGTTTGGTGATAACGGTGAGGTGTGAATCTCTAATGATCTTGGAGGACTTGTGGACAGATTACTCATCTGGTCATCTTGATGAAGTGGTTCAGAATTGTTTTGTAACTGAGGAGATCTTGAAGGAACTGAACCTGGCTGAGCTGAGGCTGAAGACAACAATAGACATAGAAGAGTACAATGCATGCAAAATGTTCTTTGAGAAAGATGCACTTAGAGGTTGGTAGAAAGAATGTAACAAGGCCTGGTCCTACTATGAATTATTTGTCAAGGGCTTTTAATGAAATCCATCAGTCTTTCCACATGATGTATGGTAAGGTACATGTCATGAAGGGATGGGTCCAGTTTTTATATCAAGAGTTAGGGAACTTGTCTCTTGAACAAATTCATGCTGACTACTGTATGTAAACCATGCCAATGCAAGAAGTAATTTGTTTGCAAGATGTTTCATTTGATGTTTTGTTCTTCTCAAACATCTCTTCCCAGTAGCCTGTTATCTTTCCTACTAAGACATGTGGCTCAGTATTTCCTCTCTACAGGGTTGTATTTATCTTTCCTTAATTTATTCGATTGCATCCATTAATCAAAGGTTAATTGGCAAGACTTTTGTTGGAGGAaccatgaaagaaaattttttctagtttttgcatgttgtgtgtttttaaaaatagtttgaggtgtctttatcttttaaaatgtgtGTCTTCTTgtaaatctgattttagatGCTTTATCCTCTGAATTCCACTCCAcaagttcaaccagtgaaagcccacaaaaaaaagaacaatgggaaaaaagtgaacagaagacaaagattaTGGAGACAGCAAAATTGGaaggtgaaaaagaaattaaaaacttgtattaatttattatgGAAAGTTTTTGTGAACAGTAATAACAATTATGTGATAAATCTTTGAAGAATAATTTCAGTGCAATAATGTGGCATCAATAATTTAATATAATTGTACACAGTTCCACTTATGGGAACTAAATATTTGTAGAGAAGCTGTGAATGTTAATCTCTCCATTTTTTACCTTGACACTGTATGTGGAAATACAGAAACCTTTTGTAAAAGACTAAAGGCAGGTACATGTAGATAACATGCTATCATTGAATGCATGCTAGATTGcatgatttatttctgtaaGTGTTTTGATATGGATAAACTAGCAGTAATAGTTCCCTTTCAGTCACCATTAACTTTTTCCCACTTTCTTCCATCTTGCAAATACATGTATGAAATTTGTcatgttacaaaaattttgtgTACTGGGTACTATTTAATTGGAGGATTGGTGTGCGATTTCAGGTTTTAGGAGAAGGAACACTGGAACACAAGCAGACTATTAtccaatatatatatattatccAATATGTTTGAAGTTTAATGTGATATTAATGGTTTCAAGTGCAGCTGAAGCACAATTTTAACTTGGACACTTTGCTCCAAATCAACAGATCAGAAATTAAACATCAAAGTTGATGTGGAACATATGAAACGTGCAGATCAAGATGCTTATAGTACAGCTTCAGTTTTAGCTTTGGAGCCAGCAGGATATCAGAAGGCATCCACAGCTTCAGGCCCAAAGAGAAAAACAGAATCTGATGCAGATTTAGAAGATCCCCAACCACTCAAAAAGAAAGTCTTGTGCTTAATTGCCATGAATTACCTTGATACTACACCAGCACAGAGCAGGGATGAACACAATGAGTTTAAGGAATACTTACAAGAAATGAAGGTCTTCATTACAGGTGTTTCTATGGAAAGGTTGGTGATAACAGTAAAGTGTGATTCTCTCTCGAGCTTGGAGGAATTATGGGACGATTACTCTTGTGGCCTTTTGGATAAGATGGTACGAGATTGTTTTGTAactgaaaagatcttgaaggaaCTTAACCTGGCAGAACTGAAGCTGAAAACAACGATGGACACAGAAGAGTACAATGCATACAAACTGTACTTTCTTGAGAAGGATGCACTCAGAGGTcagttgaaagaaagaaaaaggcctggtctttcagaaaaatgttttgaaatgaataaaaacacaATGCATCACTCATTCAACATGGTGCACCATAGGGTTAACAGAGGTGTAGAGGGGGTCCAGGTTTTGACCAAGATATTCAACCAATTGTTTCATGACTAAGCTCATGCTTACTATGTATACAATGACAATCTGTAGCTAgaagtgatttgttttcaagaaatttcctagtatattttcctttctgtctgcttGTATTTATCTTTGGCTccaaatataaacaaaataaaacaagctaaaataaaaCTTGGCAAGATTTTAGTTGGAGAagctataaaagaaaatgttacctGTATTTGTGTGTGgggtttttataaaaatgatttgaGGTGTGTTGTATGGTTTTGAATGTCAGTATTTAGTGATTGCcccattatttgttttcttttaaatctgattttaggtgCCTCATCTTCTGAATTCCACTCCATaagttcaaccagtgaaagtccacaaaatcaagaagagctgaaaaaatggaaacagaagACGAAGATTGTTGAGACAGAGAAACtgaaaggtgaaaacaaaattaaaagatgtattaagttattatggaaagtttttgtgaacagtaataacaatttattatttgacAAAGCTTTGAAGAATTATCTCAATGCAGTAATGCAGTGTTACATGTAGTATTATTTTAAGAGTACAACTTATGGGGAACAACTTACAGCGCATCTGAAGAGAGGCTTTGAATGCTGATCTCTTCCTGTACTTTTTGTTCTTAGCTACTTCACCACTCACTGTAAAACCCACCACTGGTCATGGAAAAGAACTTATAGGAAAAGCACAGGGAAGGAAAGGTGAACAGgaagctcagtttgaattaatatCTGTAGTGAATATGTTCAGTATGTTTAGTTATTATGTCAAGTGTAAAAAAGTGTGCTTTTGGGATTAAACGTTTAAGGTTGTAAGGGTCTTTAGGGTAAAACTAACCtgacaattatttgaaatactCTCAGTTCTTcataaaaaagattaatttgaaagaaattaaaacccaaTTTAGTTTTCCCTAAATTTTGTATCTTGGATAAATTTCATGCACTATATAGAGATGGTCACATGACTCGTTGGTTTGCCGTGTTATCATCTCTCAAATGAAAGTAACACCTTGAATACTAATATTgctgtaaataatgtaaaatacaTAAATGTAATGCTAGAAATGCTAATTCTCAGTACAACTTTGTTTTTAGGCATGCTGCCTCTTCATGGATCTTACACCTCTGATCCTGAAGAAGAACTAGAAGAGCTACGTATGAAACTTCAAAGTATGAAAGGTGAATGAAAAAATACTAtgatgagtagcacaatcaccatGCCCATAGGGGGTTGACTgcaaactttcaatgatttcttctgttttacattttcattgaagcCAAATCTTTGCTTACAGGTAAAGTTG from Pocillopora verrucosa isolate sample1 chromosome 8, ASM3666991v2, whole genome shotgun sequence includes these protein-coding regions:
- the LOC131792876 gene encoding uncharacterized protein isoform X3; amino-acid sequence: MASSKASNAGISHKEQREQKVLDVMFLCDEWKSSKGGLSTFNREFAINLAQATTGSMKIHCYVSNSDDWDRKDAKQHGVNLITARNVPGSADPLEGLKFSPPELPNPHLVVGHGRKLGCPAYSLLQNTKCKWIQFVHVYCEDLGKYKESATAAEDTIEENEKKHKMEIELCKAADAVVAVGSRLQQKYSRRLLKVKVEIITPGIFGKFSNESKLAVDRSVVKNFNVSLFGRAAFEDLSLKGYDVVANAIGSLGKNFELTFVGSSPGEQRKVEQWFLDNTCINRNQLTIRRYCREQEELKVMFYQSDLVALPSRTEGFGLVALEAISAGVPVLVSGESGIAEALQKVEGGNTVIVGSGEDKDEWARRIREMYEESAEEREVNAVKLRENYRKVYSWKEECERFKGLIENVVKTENGGEMNIKVDVNYLKPKEQNMQTGMLATETVRCQEVILPRVSATSAASGSASCPQTEDLHTRKEEIFLSIILNYFNAIKPQSIEEFNRFMEYAEKMRFIITGVSKGSLVITVRCESLMILEDLWTDYSSGHLDEVVQNCFVTEEILKELNLAELRLKTTIDIEEYNACKMFFEKDALRDALSSEFHSTSSTSESPQKKEQWEKSEQKTKIMETAKLEDQKLNIKVDVEHMKRADQDAYSTASVLALEPAGYQKASTASGPKRKTESDADLEDPQPLKKKVLCLIAMNYLDTTPAQSRDEHNEFKEYLQEMKVFITGVSMERLVITVKCDSLSSLEELWDDYSCGLLDKMVRDCFVTEKILKELNLAELKLKTTMDTEEYNAYKLYFLEKDALRGASSSEFHSISSTSESPQNQEELKKWKQKTKIVETEKLKATSPLTVKPTTGHGKELIGKAQGRKGMLPLHGSYTSDPEEELEELRMKLQSMKGSSSPPLLSTIDLEEKLRRVCVNLKMLRVEGGFPVLLFSTIDLEKKLDELCSKFQMLRMKGTLPPPGLFTADLEEELKGLRTELNRLRMKGSSHPLVSTTEVQLDELLKQLQKWKKEGTSPPIVVPTTGLLPLPGFSTFDLEEKLGKLCEEIRIMEGSLHSLPTTSLKEKLKQVFGKSRMPRTKKLEPVFEGFGMPRMKGSFPVLDLEKKLAELRMELQRLRMEGTLPPPELFTADLEDELEQLDYHIFERKREKGSSPPPVSIIETATRLRQELEKVKMEALENAMYPTIRSGLAKFDVSLPGELQKYVSKLLNESAKLHFRKQVLQPPGVFKELREAMDKDELKTFLAIHIREGAWQVVLPFTDELPRVKLPWDWCGIIHNEDEDEEVSYEVIYSSTSGILNGWPTEYDPDLITLCKAITNRDWKVTRLILLGSWISDEGLKNLSTALPQSELYSLTLHGKDLQSQGLKYLCEALISSDCHLTSLNVSDDKFGDEGIMHLCNALTSIDCSLTSLNVSDNKFGDEGIMHLCNALTSIDCTLTSLNVSFNRLGDEGIVLLSNALTSVNCRLTTLNVSDNRWGDEGIEYLCNALTSIDCTLTSLNVSDNKFGDKGIMYLCNALTSVNCRLTSLNASYIQWGEKGLKHLCDGLTSSNCVLTKLKIGSIRLGDGGIKELSGALTNGFCTLTSLDISNNKFGDEGIKHLCKALTDTNCKLRSLDYHGNRNVTDKGRKYLSQMLTGTDWEVRGAQLSRSTTK